Proteins from a single region of Gorilla gorilla gorilla isolate KB3781 chromosome 16, NHGRI_mGorGor1-v2.1_pri, whole genome shotgun sequence:
- the PSMA4 gene encoding proteasome subunit alpha type-4 isoform X1: MSRRYDSRTTIFSPEGRLYQVEYAMEAIGHAGTCLGILANDGVLLAAERRNIHKLLDEVFFSEKIYKLNEDMACSVAGITSDANVLTNELRLIAQRYLLQYQEPIPCEQLVTALCDIKQAYTQFGGKRPFGVSLLYIGWDKHYGFQLYQSDPSGNYGGWKATCIGNNSAAAVSMLKQDYKEGEMTLKSALALAIKVLNKTMDVSKLSAEKVEIATLTRENGKTVIRVLKQKEVEQLIKKHEEEEAKAEREKKEKEQKEKDK, encoded by the exons ATG TCTCGAAGATATGACTCCAGGACCACTATATTTTCTCCAGAAG GTCGCTTATACCAAGTTGAATATGCCATGGAAGCTATTGGACATGCAGGCACGTGTTTGGGAATTTTAGCAAATGATGGTGTTTTGCTTGCAGCAGAGAGACGCAACATCCACAAGCTTCTTGATGaagtctttttttctgaaaaaatttaTAAACTCAATGA gGACATGGCTTGCAGTGTGGCAGGCATAACTTCTGATGCTAATGTTCTGACTAATGAACTAAGGCTCATTGCTCAAAG GTATTTATTACAGTATCAGGAGCCAATACCTTGTGAGCAGTTGGTTACAGCACTGTGTGATATCAAACAAGCTTATACACAATTTggag gaAAACGTCCCTTTGGTGTTTCATTGCTGTACATTGGCTGGGATAAGCACTATGGCTTTCAGCTCTATCAGAGTGACCCTAGTGGAAATTACGGGGGATGGAAGGCCACATGCATTGGAAATAATAGCGCT GCAGCTGTGTCAATGTTGAAACAAGACTATAAAGAAGGAGAAATGACCTTGAAGTCAGCACTTGCTTTAGCTATCAAAGTACTAAATAAGACCATGGATGTTAGTAAACTCTCTGCTGAAAAAG tgGAAATTGCAACACTAACAAGAGAGAATGGAAAGACAGTAATCAGAGTtctcaaacaaaaagaagtgGAGCAGTTGATCAAAAAACACGAGGAAGAAGAAGCCAAAGCTGAgcgtgagaagaaagaaaaagaacagaaagaaaaggataaataG
- the PSMA4 gene encoding proteasome subunit alpha type-4 isoform X2, producing MACSVAGITSDANVLTNELRLIAQRYLLQYQEPIPCEQLVTALCDIKQAYTQFGGKRPFGVSLLYIGWDKHYGFQLYQSDPSGNYGGWKATCIGNNSAAAVSMLKQDYKEGEMTLKSALALAIKVLNKTMDVSKLSAEKVEIATLTRENGKTVIRVLKQKEVEQLIKKHEEEEAKAEREKKEKEQKEKDK from the exons ATGGCTTGCAGTGTGGCAGGCATAACTTCTGATGCTAATGTTCTGACTAATGAACTAAGGCTCATTGCTCAAAG GTATTTATTACAGTATCAGGAGCCAATACCTTGTGAGCAGTTGGTTACAGCACTGTGTGATATCAAACAAGCTTATACACAATTTggag gaAAACGTCCCTTTGGTGTTTCATTGCTGTACATTGGCTGGGATAAGCACTATGGCTTTCAGCTCTATCAGAGTGACCCTAGTGGAAATTACGGGGGATGGAAGGCCACATGCATTGGAAATAATAGCGCT GCAGCTGTGTCAATGTTGAAACAAGACTATAAAGAAGGAGAAATGACCTTGAAGTCAGCACTTGCTTTAGCTATCAAAGTACTAAATAAGACCATGGATGTTAGTAAACTCTCTGCTGAAAAAG tgGAAATTGCAACACTAACAAGAGAGAATGGAAAGACAGTAATCAGAGTtctcaaacaaaaagaagtgGAGCAGTTGATCAAAAAACACGAGGAAGAAGAAGCCAAAGCTGAgcgtgagaagaaagaaaaagaacagaaagaaaaggataaataG